The genomic segment CGACGCCAACGCCGGAACCAATCGCCATTGATACGGTCACTCCCAATACACCTAATTCATCTCCCGCTGCTCAGACAGGCTCATCATCCAATAATGTACCCGGTCAGCCTCAATCTTCAGCAACCACTCCTCCTGAATCAGAATCTACCGTTCCAAATAACAACCCGATTCCAGGTATTGGGCTATCTGTCATTGATGAAGAACCGTCTGTATCTAATATTCCTGGGAATATTTCGCCTCCAGAGAATGAACCACAAACCACCGCAGGATTCCCGATCCCAGTGCTTGATGATGCCAATTCAGCGGGTCATGAATTGCGCGTAGAAAGAAATATTCCCGATGTTTTAGTGCCCAACAGCGCCAGTGGATTTGAATCAGTGATTCCGGTGGATACCTTCGTGCATACCGACCAGAGCGCTACGGTCACACTCAGTGCAGTAATGGTAGATGGATCGCCGCTTCCCGGCTGGCTGAATTTCAACGCGGAAACCGGAACCTTGAAAGGTAAACCGCCAGAGGGATTTCAGGGAGAATTGACGGTTAAAATCATTGCCCGCGATGATTCCGGTCGTCAGGCGGAAACTATTACACGCATCATCAATGGGACTGCTGCCGGACAATCTTTCGCAAATGAATCCTCGCGGGAAACGGTTGAGAAATCCGACATCCATGAATTGGAGGGTCAAGCTCGTCTGGAGGGAGAATCCAGGACCACCGCTGGTTTCGCCATTCCGGTGATGGAAAAATTGGATGCTGCTGGTGGCCACGAATTGCGACTGGAAAGAAATATTCCCGATCAAAGTTTCTCGAACGATACCAGAGAAATCATGTATGTGGTGCCGGCGGACACTTTTGTGCATACCGATCAGAATGCAACGGTCGAGCTTGTAGTAACCATGGTGGATGGTTCATCGCTTCCTGACTGGCTGCATTTTG from the Gammaproteobacteria bacterium genome contains:
- a CDS encoding hypothetical protein (Evidence 5 : Unknown function) → MLDDANSAGHELRVERNIPDVLVPNSASGFESVIPVDTFVHTDQSATVTLSAVMVDGSPLPGWLNFNAETGTLKGKPPEGFQGELTVKIIARDDSGRQAETITRIINGTAAGQSFANESSRETVEKSDIHELEGQARLEGESRTTAGFAIPVMEKLDAAGGHELRLERNIPDQSFSNDTREIMYVVPADTFVHTDQNATVELVVTMVDGSSLPDWLHFDAKKGEFKGQPPEGFQGELLIKVVARDDAGRHAETIVRIRLVKKVDEISFNGKAGLTEQFKRGGVFAWQAERNRLVQQARLAGLKNGALKAA